The following are encoded in a window of uncultured Fretibacterium sp. genomic DNA:
- the rsxC gene encoding electron transport complex subunit RsxC encodes MRLPTFKGGIHPPDGKSLTAEKTVEVLSPKGDLVYPLSQHLGAPCAPLVKRGDRVLLGQRIADTDAFVSAPILASVSGTVKEIGFRMTIPGSFETCVVVENDGQYEHAPTLLDDLGHKPERGDYLKLIRAAGIVGMGGACFPTHVKLSPPEGRVIRWIIVNGAECEPFLNCDNRLMLERPEPIIEGLELCLELFPDAEGIIAIEENKPRSIERIRGELSEHDGSRIRILPHAVKYPQGAEKMLIWSVTGQEIPPGALPADVGCIILNVRTLYHIWLALTQGIPVMDRIVSVTGDVVSAPKNLLVPLGTSVRELVEAAGGFKEEPVKVLAGGPMMGISMRSLDVPVVKGTSGILALSSRLAVLPVESNCLRCGRCVTACPMHLIPSDLDRAVRRRDYAGFERAGGMNCIECGCCTYDCPASRFLTQTCRNGKAAVMAERRKQAQKGAQKK; translated from the coding sequence ATGAGATTGCCGACGTTCAAGGGGGGAATTCATCCGCCCGACGGGAAGTCCCTGACGGCGGAGAAAACCGTTGAGGTTTTATCCCCAAAGGGGGATTTGGTCTACCCATTGTCCCAGCATCTGGGGGCGCCCTGCGCCCCCCTCGTCAAGCGGGGGGACCGTGTCCTGCTGGGGCAGAGGATTGCGGACACCGATGCCTTCGTCTCCGCACCGATTCTGGCGAGCGTCTCCGGGACGGTGAAGGAGATCGGGTTCCGGATGACGATTCCGGGCAGCTTCGAGACGTGCGTCGTCGTCGAGAACGACGGGCAGTACGAACACGCTCCGACGCTGCTGGACGACCTGGGGCACAAGCCTGAGCGCGGGGACTACCTCAAGCTCATCCGGGCTGCGGGGATCGTCGGGATGGGAGGGGCCTGTTTCCCCACTCACGTCAAGCTGTCGCCCCCCGAGGGGCGCGTCATCCGATGGATAATCGTGAACGGCGCGGAGTGCGAGCCCTTCCTGAACTGCGATAACCGCCTGATGCTGGAGCGTCCCGAGCCCATCATCGAGGGGCTCGAGCTCTGCCTGGAGCTCTTCCCTGACGCGGAGGGCATCATCGCCATTGAGGAGAACAAGCCCAGGAGCATCGAACGGATCCGAGGAGAGCTGTCCGAACACGACGGCTCGCGCATCCGCATATTGCCCCACGCGGTCAAGTACCCGCAGGGCGCGGAGAAGATGTTGATCTGGTCCGTCACGGGCCAGGAGATTCCTCCCGGTGCCCTGCCCGCGGACGTGGGCTGCATCATCCTGAACGTCCGGACGCTCTATCACATCTGGCTTGCCCTTACACAGGGGATCCCCGTCATGGACCGTATCGTCTCGGTCACCGGCGACGTGGTCTCCGCCCCCAAGAACCTGCTGGTCCCGCTGGGGACCTCGGTTCGGGAGCTCGTCGAGGCCGCGGGCGGCTTTAAGGAGGAGCCGGTGAAGGTTCTGGCCGGAGGTCCCATGATGGGCATCTCCATGCGCTCCCTGGACGTTCCCGTGGTCAAGGGGACGTCCGGCATCCTGGCGCTCTCGTCCCGTTTGGCCGTGCTGCCCGTCGAGTCCAACTGCCTGCGCTGCGGGCGCTGCGTCACGGCCTGCCCGATGCACCTCATCCCGTCGGATCTGGATCGTGCGGTGCGCCGCAGGGACTACGCCGGGTTCGAGCGTGCCGGCGGCATGAACTGCATCGAGTGCGGCTGCTGCACCTACGACTGCCCCGCCTCGCGGTTCCTCACCCAGACCTGCCGCAACGGCAAGGCGGCCGTGATGGCCGAACGCAGAAAGCAAGCACAGAAGGGGGCGCAGAAGAAATGA